The following proteins come from a genomic window of Eleginops maclovinus isolate JMC-PN-2008 ecotype Puerto Natales chromosome 8, JC_Emac_rtc_rv5, whole genome shotgun sequence:
- the dusp4 gene encoding dual specificity protein phosphatase 4, translated as MEDLREMDCPVVKRFLKDDSAKCLLLDCRSFLAFNAGHIRGAVNARCNTIVRRRAKGSVLSLDQILAGDEEVRERLRSGMYSAVVLYDERTPDSDTVKEDSTLTLVLNAVCSDSSGTQIYLLKGGYDRFFSEYPEFCIKTKSLPTLSSQSSVESSCSSCGTPHHDQGGPVEILPFLYLGSALHASKKEVLDARGISALLNVSADCPNHFEGAYQYKCIPVEDNHKEDISCWFLEAIEFIDSVRDSSGRVLVHCQAGISRSATICLAYLMKRKRVRLDEAFEFVRRRRSIISPNFSFMGQLLQFESQLLATSCAAEAAATASPLLGPKSSTATTVTSATPTSPFIFNFPVSVMNPAYLHHGPLTTSPGC; from the exons ATGGAGGACCTACGCGAGATGGACTGCCCGGTGGTGAAGCGGTTCTTAAAGGACGACAGCGCCAAGTGCCTGCTGCTTGACTGCCGCTCTTTCCTCGCCTTCAACGCGGGACACATCCGCGGGGCCGTCAACGCCCGCTGTAACACTATCGTCCGCCGCAGGGCCAAGGGCTCCGTGCTCAGCCTGGACCAGATACTGGCCGGGGACGAGGAGGTCCGTGAACGCCTCCGCTCCGGGATGTACTCCGCGGTGGTGCTGTACGACGAGAGGACGCCGGACTCGGACACGGTCAAGGAGGACAGCACGCTGACTCTGGTGCTCAACGCAGTGTGCAGTGACTCCTCCGGCACACAAATTTACCTGCTTAAAG GTGGATACGACAGGTTTTTCTCAGAGTACCCAGAGTTTTGTATAAAGACCAAATCCTTACCAACCCTCTCCAGCCAGTCCAGCGTTGAGTCTTCCTGCTCGTCTTGTGGGACGCCGCACCACGACCAG GGCGGCCCAGTTGAGATCCTCCCATTCCTCTACCTTGGCAGTGCCCTCCACGCCTCAAAGAAAGAGGTTTTGGACGCCAGAGGAATCTCCGCCCTGCTGAACGTCTCCGCCGACTGTCCAAACCACTTCGAGGGGGCGTACCAGTACAAATGTATTCCCGTGGAAGACAACCATAAAGAGGACATCAGCTGCTGGTTCCTGGAGGCTATTGAGTTCATAG ATTCGGTACGGGACTCCAGTGGGCGAGTGCTGGTCCATTGTCAGGCAGGCATCTCCCGCTCCGCCACCATCTGCTTAGCCTACCTGATGAAGAGGAAGCGGGTACGTCTGGACGAAGCCTTTGAGTTTGTGCGGCGGCGTCGCAGCATCATCTCCCCCAACTTCAGCTTCATGGGCCAGCTGCTGCAGTTTGAGTCGCAGCTCCTCGCCACCTCGTGTGCTGCCGAAGCGGCCGCCACGGCGAGCCCTCTGCTCGGACCCAAGTCCTCGACGGCCACCACGGTGACGTCGGCCACGCCCACCTCTCCGTTCATTTTTAACTTTCCCGTTTCCGTGATGAACCCCGCCTACCTGCACCACGGCCCACTTACAACGTCCCCCGGATGCTGA